The following are encoded together in the Culex pipiens pallens isolate TS chromosome 1, TS_CPP_V2, whole genome shotgun sequence genome:
- the LOC120422025 gene encoding odorant receptor 4-like — MNIVTVTTIVNICMVSAFNLLPIAEMIVQGAQTGTWHQELPYQIWFPWDSLTGWSYPLMYAFQIYSGLIVVIGNVNLNIGTTAFHGCKPGVNSGGINNEIGKCLVLIIMRTQKPFQLTAWKFWPLNITSFSKIINASWSYFSLLNALLKK, encoded by the exons ATGAACATTGTGACAGTAACAACCATCGTCAACATTTGCATGGTGTCGGCCTTTAACTTGCTGCCCATCGCGGAAATGATCGTCCAGGGCGCTCAAACGGGAACGTGGCACCAGGAGCTACCATATCAGATTTGGTTCCCGTGGGATTCGCTGACCGGATGGTCCTACCCACTTATGTACGCGTTTCAGATCTACTCTGGGCTCATCGTCGTCATTGGGAATGTG aatttgaacATTGGAACCACTGCTTTTCATGGCTGCAAACCAGGTGTCAACAGTGGCGGTATCAACAATGAAATTGGAAAATGTCTAGTGTTGATCATTATGAGAACTCAGAAGCCATTCCAGCTGACAGCTTGGAAGTTTTGGCCCCTCAATATTACTTCATTTAGCAAA ATCATCAACGCATCGTGGTCATATTTTTCACTTTTGAATgcacttttgaaaaagtga